From the genome of Desmodus rotundus isolate HL8 chromosome 2, HLdesRot8A.1, whole genome shotgun sequence, one region includes:
- the MARS2 gene encoding methionine--tRNA ligase, mitochondrial, translating into MLRISALRLLASRLSLLDCFSSRLYSWDSLGARDDAHDARAYFTTPIFYVNAAPHIGHLYSALLADALCRHRRLRIPTGAATRFSTGTDEHGLKIQQAATAAGLAPTELCDQVSAQFQQLFRDAGISSTDFIRTTEARHQRAVQHFWGVLEARGLLYKGLYEGWYCANDECFLPETKISRQPGPSGDSYPVSLESGHPVSWTKEENYIFKLSHFREPLQRWLRDNPQVITPETFHHTVLQWLEEELPDLSVSRRSSHLHWGIPVPGDDSQTIYVWLDALVNYLTVIGYPNAEFKSWWPTASHIIGKDILKFHAIYWPALLLGAGMSPPHRIYVHSHWTVCGQKMSKSLGNVVDPRTCLDRYTVDGFRYFLLRQGVPNWDCDYYDEKVVKLLDSELADALGGLLNRCTASKINPSGTYPAFCTTCFPSEPGLAGPSVRAQAEDYALVSAVATLPKQVADHYANFQIYKALEAVSSCVRQTNGFVQRHAPWKLNWESPVDAPWLGTVLHVALECLRVFGTLLQPVTPGLADKLLSRLGVSATERGLGELYFLPRFYGHPCPFEGRRLGPETGLLFPRLDQSRSWLVKAHRT; encoded by the coding sequence ATGCTGCGAATTTCTGCCTTGCGGCTGCTGGCCAGTAGGCTCTCGCTCCTGGACTGCTTCAGCTCGCGCCTCTACAGTTGGGACTCTCTCGGTGCCCGCGACGATGCCCACGATGCGCGCGCCTACTTCACGACACCCATTTTCTATGTGAACGCGGCCCCGCATATTGGACACCTGTACTCGGCGCTCCTGGCAGACGCTCTGTGCCGCCACCGTCGCCTCCGAATCCCCACCGGCGCCGCCACGCGATTCTCCACCGGTACAGACGAGCACGGTCTGAAGATTCAGCAGGCAGCCACCGCTGCGGGCCTGGCCCCGACTGAGCTGTGCGACCAAGTCTCGGCCCAGTTCCAGCAGCTTTTCCGGGACGCTGGTATCTCCTCCACCGACTTCATCCGCACCACCGAGGCCCGGCACCAGAGAGCGGTGCAGCACTTCTGGGGAGTGCTGGAGGCGCGGGGTCTGCTCTACAAGGGGCTCTATGAAGGTTGGTACTGTGCCAACGACGAGTGCTTCCTGCCTGAGACCAAGATCAGCCGGCAGCCGGGCCCGTCGGGGGATTCGTATCCTGTATCTCTGGAGAGCGGGCATCCCGTCTCCTGGACCaaggaagaaaattacattttcaagCTTTCCCATTTCCGGGAGCCGCTCCAGCGGTGGCTGCGGGACAACCCTCAGGTGATTACCCCTGAGACGTTCCATCACACAGTCCTTCAgtggctggaggaggagctgcCAGATCTGTCAGTTTCTCGCAGGAGTAGCCACTTGCACTGGGGCATTCCGGTCCCCGGGGACGATTCGCAGACCATCTATGTGTGGCTGGATGCCTTGGTCAACTACCTTACTGTAATTGGCTACCCAAATGCAGAGTTCAAGTCATGGTGGCCGACCGCCTCTCATATCATAGGCAAGGACATTCTCAAATTCCATGCTATCTATTGGCCTGCCCTCCTCTTAGGGGCCGGCATGAGCCCACCACACCGCATCTATGTCCACTCCCACTGGACAGTCTGTGGCCAAAAGATGTCTAAGAGCTTGGGCAACGTGGTGGATCCCAGAACTTGCCTTGACCGCTATACTGTGGATGGCTTCCGCTACTTCCTCCTTCGTCAGGGTGTCCCCAACTGGGACTGTGATTACTATGATGAAAAGGTGGTTAAGTTGCTAGACTCTGAGCTGGCAGATGCTTTGGGCGGTCTCTTGAACCGATGCACTGCCAGTAAAATAAATCCTTCAGGGACCTATCCGGCCTTCTGTACTACCTGCTTTCCCAGTGAGCCAGGGTTGGCAGGGCCATCAGTTCGTGCTCAGGCAGAGGACTATGCTCTGGTGAGTGCAGTGGCCACTTTGCCCAAGCAGGTAGCAGACCACTATGCTAACTTTCAGATCTACAAGGCCCTGGAGGCAGTGTCCAGCTGTGTCCGGCAAACTAATGGCTTTGTGCAAAGGCATGCACCATGGAAGTTGAACTGGGAAAGCCCAGTGGATGCTCCCTGGCTGGGTACTGTGCTTCATGTGGCCTTGGAATGTTTACGAGTTTTTGGAACTTTGCTCCAGCCTGTCACCCCAGGCCTAGCTGACAAGCTGCTGTCCAGGTTGGGGGTCTCTGCCACAGAAAGAGGCCTTGGAGAACTCTATTTCTTGCCTCGATTCTATGGTCATCCTTGCCCTTTTGAAGGAAGGAGGCTGGGACCTGAAACTGGCCTCTTATTTCCACGACTGGACCAGTCCAGGTCCTGGTTGGTGAAAGCCCATAGGACCTAA